A genome region from Labrus mixtus chromosome 9, fLabMix1.1, whole genome shotgun sequence includes the following:
- the si:ch211-136a13.1 gene encoding HHIP-like protein 1, translated as MTLVTCDHFPHLLPLVLLLLLPAWQGCCHPQCLDYKPPFEPRQPLVFCKEYTKFGCCDLEKDGEISVRFYNIMANFDHSGYMTCGKYLRSILCQECSPYSAHLYDAEDANTPMRMLPGLCPHYCSEYWSQCRYTLSLLLEDFGGPHQFANLTATIEEDSRRFCDFLELKDKQYCYPNVLTNTELNANLGFVSEDPTGCLELCLQEVANGLRNPVAMIHADDGTHRFFVAEQLGYVWAYLANGSRIDRPFLNLTRAVLTSPWAGDERGFLCIALHPRFTVVRKAYVYYSVSVKKEERIRISEFTLLPHDDNQLDHSSERTILEVTEPASNHNGGQLLFGHDGYLYIFIGDGGRAGDPFGKFGNAQNKSTLLGKVLRVDVEDNDESVPYSIPPDNPFVEEKDARPEIYAYGVRNMWRCSIDRGDPATGRGRGRMLCGDVGQNKYEEVDIISKGGNYGWRAKEGFSCYDRKLCQNSSLDDTLPIFAYPHKLGKSVTGGYIYRGCQMPNLNGLYIFGDFMSGRLMSLKESKITGEWQYNEVCMGRDQTCRFPKLINSHYKYIISFAEDEAGELYFLATGKASSTARAGIIYKIVDPSRRAPPGKCSIKPLPVQIKGKLIHFYPKEEFTINKKPTTTPVPKTTTTTKTPPKRKSTSIKIIKPPMPTRKTIRKTSLPPPTTASTTKTPITPAPTAETTKTTRKPMRNTPTPATTRKPTRNTPTPATTMPTIKATTPTQTTPATTVNPTTVQRAVATTPARTTPTGYRTTIMTAAFSKIAQIPIITTPQTRRHGKPLQYPQGTTSQPITTLQPTPQATTRLPYWSQSPMASPQRPPINTSLPKSQEERLWIGVKMESAGEGNQVFKRPRGRDRGRGYKRGRGRKIRVGSVRLVSADGLSDRGRVEIFIRGEWGTVCDDLFNTKAATVVCRQLGFTTAFAVMKRAALGEADRSVRILLDDVECEGGERSLLQCKRSRVGKHNCTHGEDVGVICG; from the exons GAGTGTTCCCCATACTCTGCCCACCTGTATGACGCTGAAGATGCTAACACACCCATGCGGATGCTGCCTGGACTGTGTCCTCATTACTGCTCCGAGTATTGGAGCCAGTGTCGCTACACGCTCAGTCTCCTCCTGGAGGACTTTGGGGGCCCGCACCAGTTTGCAAACCTGACTGCAACCatagaagaagacagcaggaggtTCTGTGACTTTCTGGAGCTGAAGGACAAACAGTACTGCTATCCTAATGTACTGACCAATACAG AGCTGAATGCTAACCTCGGCTTTGTGAGTGAAGATCCAACAGGATGTCTCGAGTTGTGTTTGCAGGAGGTTGCAAATGGGCTCCGAAACCCTGTGGCCATGATCCACGCAGATGATGGGACTCATCGCTTCTTTGTGGCCGAGCAGCTGGGTTACGTTTGGGCGTATCTGGCTAACGGCTCCAGGATCGACCGTCCTTTCCTCAACCTCACTCGAGCTGTGCTTACGTCGCCGTGGGCTGGAGACGAGAGAGGATTCCTCTGCATAGCCCTACACCCGAG GTTCACTGTGGTCAGAAAGGCCTATGTATACTACTCTGTGTCtgtaaagaaagaggaaaggatACGTATCAGTGAGTTCACACTGTTACCACATGACGACAACCAACTGGACCACTCCTCTGAGAG AACCATTCTTGAAGTGACAGAGCCAGCATCCAATCACAACGGAGGACAACTTCTGTTCGGCCATGACGGGTATCTGTACATCTTCATTGGTGACGGTGGACGAGCTGGGGATCCATTTGGAAAGTTTGGCAATGCACAGAACAA GTCAACGCTGCTTGGCAAGGTGCTGCGTGTTGATGTTGAAGACAATGATGAGAGCGTTCCGTACAGCATTCCCCCAGACAACCCGTTCGTGGAGGAGAAAGACGCAAGACCGG AGATTTATGCCTATGGAGTTCGCAACATGTGGCGCTGCTCCATTGACCGTGGTGACCCCGCTACAGGCCGAGGTAGAGGCAGGATGCTGTGTGGTGACGTAGGCCAGAACAAATATGAAGAGGTGGACATCATTTCTAAAG GAGGCAACTATGGATGGAGGGCCAAAGAAGGCTTCAGCTGCTACGATCGCAAACTGTGTCAGAACTCCTCTCTAG ATGACACCCTGCCCATCTTTGCCTACCCTCACAAGTTGGGCAAGTCAGTGACTGGAGGATACATCTACAGAGGCTGCCAGATGCCCAACCTCAATGGACTCTACATCTTTGGGGATTTCATGAGTGG GCGTCTGATGTCTCTGAAGGAGAGTAAAATCACCGGGGAATGGCAGTACAACGAGGTCTGCATGGGAAGAGACCAGACCTGCAGGTTCCCCAAACTCATCAACAGTCACTATAAATACATCATCTCTTTTGCTGAGGATGAAGCAG GTGAACTTTACTTCTTAGCCACTGGAAAGGCGAGTTCCACAGCCAGAGCAGGAATCATTTATAAGATAGTGGACCCTTCAAG GCGAGCACCACCAGGAAAATGCAGCATCAAGCCTTTGCCTGTTCAAATAAAGGGAAAACTGATTCATTTCTACCCAAAAGAAG AGTTTACTATCAACAAGAAACCCACCACCACACCTGTAcccaaaacaaccacaacaacaaaaacacccccaaagagaaaatcaacatctataaaaataataaaaccacCTATgccaacaagaaaaacaataagaaaaacatcactaccaccaccaacaacagcaTCGACAACAAAAACACCAATAACACCAGCTCCAACAGctgaaacaacaaagacaacaagaaaGCCAATGAGAAATACACCAACACCAGCGACAACAAGAAAGCCAACGAGAAATACACCAACACCAGCGACAACAATGCCAACTATCAAagcaacaacaccaacacaaacgACTCCAGCAACAACAGTAAATCCAACAACTGTCCAGAGGGCCGTGGCAACAACCCCCGCCAGAACCACACCCACGG gTTATCGAACAACCATCATGACTGCAGCCTTCTCTAAGATTGCTCAAATCCCAATCATCACCACACCTCAAACCAGGAGACATGGGAAACCCCTTCAATACCCCCAGGGTACAACCTCCCAACCAATAACCACACTACAGCCCACTCCTCAGGCCACAACGCGGCTGCCATACTGGAGCCAGAGCCCAATGGCGTCTCCTCAGAGACCACCAATCAACACATCGCTGCCTAAATCCCAGGAGGAGAGGCTGTGGATTGGAGTGAAGATGGAAAGTGCCGGGGAGGGTAACCAGGTATTTAAGAGGCCCCGAGGAAGAGATAGAGGTCGCGGTtacaagagaggaagaggaagaaagataCGGGTCGGCTCTGTGCGACTGGTGAGCGCTGACGGTTTATCAGATCGAGGAAGAGTTGAGATCTTTATACGTGGGGAGTGGGGGACAGTGTGCGACGACCTATTCAACACCAAGGCAGCTACTGTAGTGTGCCGACAGCTCGGCTTCACGACCGCATTTGCAGTGATGAAAAGAGCTGCACTGGGGGAGGCAGACAGGAGCGTCAGGATCCTGCTAGATGACGTGGAGTGTGAGGGTGGGGAGAGATCGCTCTTACAGTGCAAGAGGTCCAGAGTTGGGAAACACAACTGCACACATGGGGAAGATGTAGGGGTGATCTGCGGTTAG